A single region of the Novosphingobium sp. SL115 genome encodes:
- a CDS encoding asparaginase domain-containing protein: protein MQNQSILVLTTGGTIDKAYFDALSEYQIVESGIPALIAEARVALPFRVVELMRKDSLDLTDADRALIAAAIREAPETRIILTHGTDTMTDTARVLADIAGKTMVLTGALSPARFAQTDAPFNLGMAFATAQVATPGVWIAMSGQVFNGLKVKKDRAAGKFVALD from the coding sequence ATGCAAAATCAATCAATTCTGGTGCTGACCACTGGCGGGACCATCGACAAGGCCTATTTCGATGCGCTCAGCGAATATCAGATCGTCGAAAGCGGCATCCCCGCCCTGATTGCTGAAGCTCGCGTCGCCCTGCCGTTCCGGGTGGTCGAACTGATGCGCAAGGACAGCCTCGACCTGACCGACGCAGACCGCGCGCTGATCGCCGCCGCCATTCGCGAAGCCCCGGAAACACGCATTATTCTGACCCATGGCACCGACACCATGACCGACACGGCGCGGGTTCTGGCTGACATTGCGGGCAAGACCATGGTGCTGACCGGCGCCCTGTCGCCCGCCCGCTTCGCCCAGACCGATGCCCCCTTCAACCTCGGCATGGCCTTCGCCACCGCGCAGGTCGCCACCCCCGGCGTCTGGATCGCCATGAGCGGCCAGGTTTTCAATGGCTTAAAGGTGAAAAAGGACCGCGCAGCGGGCAAGTTCGTCGCGCTGGACTGA
- a CDS encoding RNA polymerase sigma factor has protein sequence MTFYGDVRSEAVAGDDSLLSCADPIHREVLDDTALMAEVARGGVEAFSILVERHSPALYRVAMRMLADGAEAEDVVQDSFARLWQNAPRWKPTGAGLVGWLHRVVMNLCFDRKRRFRVVTVETMPDPADETPLPDRRIEADQAARAVGDAMADLPERYRAALVLCYYEGFSNALAADVLDLNIKAMESLLFRARRQMRGLLEARDVCCADLEAQA, from the coding sequence TTGACGTTCTACGGCGACGTTCGATCAGAAGCAGTGGCAGGCGATGACAGCCTGCTTTCCTGCGCCGATCCGATTCACCGTGAAGTTCTCGACGATACCGCGCTCATGGCCGAAGTGGCGCGGGGCGGGGTCGAGGCATTTTCCATTCTGGTCGAACGCCACTCGCCTGCGCTCTACCGCGTCGCCATGCGTATGCTGGCCGACGGGGCAGAGGCTGAGGATGTGGTGCAGGACAGCTTTGCCCGCCTGTGGCAGAATGCGCCGCGCTGGAAACCCACGGGCGCGGGACTGGTCGGCTGGCTGCATCGCGTGGTGATGAACCTCTGCTTTGACCGCAAGCGCCGCTTTCGCGTTGTCACGGTCGAAACCATGCCCGATCCGGCGGATGAAACCCCGCTGCCTGACCGGCGAATCGAGGCCGATCAGGCAGCGCGGGCGGTGGGCGATGCCATGGCCGATCTGCCAGAGCGTTATAGGGCTGCACTAGTCCTTTGTTATTACGAAGGATTTTCGAATGCCCTTGCGGCGGACGTGCTTGATCTCAATATCAAGGCCATGGAATCGCTTTTGTTCAGGGCGCGCAGGCAGATGCGCGGGCTTTTGGAAGCCCGCGATGTATGCTGCGCCGATCTTGAGGCGCAGGCCTGA
- the guaA gene encoding glutamine-hydrolyzing GMP synthase, whose translation MSIQPSESILIVDFGSQVTQLIARRVREAGVYSEIAPYTQAEAAFHRMKPTGIILSGSPASVPADGSPRAPQVLFDSGLPILGICYGQQVMSEQLGGKVEPGDSGEFGRAFLTVTEPCVLFDGLWSVGERHQVWMSHGDKVTQFAPGFRIVAVSDGAPFAVIANDEKKYYGTQFHPEVVHTPDGGKLIANFVRHVCGCTGEWTMAEFRKTKIAEIREQVGDSRVICGLSGGVDSAVAAVLIHEAIGDQLTCVFVDHGLMRMGEAEQVVSLFRNHYNIPLVHKDVSPLFLGGLAGVTDPEAKRKFIGKTFIDVFEAEAKQVGGADFLAQGTLYPDVIESVSFTGGPSVTIKSHHNVGGLPERMNMKLVEPLRELFKDEVRALGRELGLPDIFVGRHPFPGPGLAIRIPGEVTKERCDILRKADAIYLEEIRNAGLYDAIWQAFAVLLPVKTVGVMGDFRTYDSVCALRAVTSTDGMTADIYPFDAAFLSRTATRIVNEVKGINRVVYDYTSKPPGTIEWE comes from the coding sequence ATGAGCATCCAGCCTTCAGAATCGATCCTTATTGTCGACTTCGGCAGTCAGGTTACCCAGCTTATTGCCCGCCGCGTGCGCGAAGCCGGGGTCTATTCCGAAATCGCGCCCTACACGCAGGCAGAAGCCGCGTTCCACCGGATGAAGCCCACCGGCATCATCCTGTCAGGATCGCCCGCCAGCGTGCCCGCCGATGGTTCCCCCCGCGCGCCGCAGGTACTGTTCGACAGCGGACTGCCCATCCTTGGCATCTGCTACGGCCAGCAAGTGATGAGCGAGCAGTTGGGCGGCAAGGTTGAACCCGGCGATTCGGGCGAATTCGGCCGTGCTTTCCTGACCGTCACCGAACCCTGCGTGCTGTTCGATGGCCTGTGGTCGGTAGGTGAGCGCCATCAGGTGTGGATGAGCCATGGCGACAAGGTAACCCAGTTTGCTCCCGGCTTCCGCATCGTCGCGGTGTCGGACGGCGCGCCCTTTGCCGTCATCGCCAATGACGAAAAGAAGTATTACGGCACCCAGTTCCACCCCGAAGTGGTCCACACGCCCGACGGCGGGAAGCTGATCGCCAATTTCGTGCGCCACGTCTGCGGCTGCACGGGCGAATGGACCATGGCGGAATTCCGCAAGACCAAGATCGCCGAAATCCGCGAACAGGTGGGTGATTCCCGCGTAATCTGCGGCCTTTCGGGCGGGGTCGATTCGGCTGTGGCCGCCGTCCTGATCCACGAAGCGATTGGTGACCAGCTCACCTGCGTCTTCGTTGACCACGGGCTGATGCGCATGGGTGAGGCTGAACAGGTGGTCAGCCTGTTCCGCAACCATTACAACATTCCCTTGGTTCACAAGGACGTATCGCCGCTGTTCCTTGGCGGTCTGGCCGGGGTCACCGATCCCGAAGCCAAGCGCAAGTTCATCGGCAAGACCTTTATCGATGTGTTCGAAGCCGAAGCCAAGCAGGTGGGCGGCGCGGACTTCCTGGCGCAGGGCACACTATACCCCGACGTGATCGAATCGGTCAGCTTCACCGGCGGTCCTTCAGTCACGATCAAGAGCCACCACAACGTCGGTGGCCTGCCTGAACGCATGAACATGAAGCTGGTCGAACCGCTTCGTGAACTGTTCAAGGATGAAGTGCGCGCGCTGGGTCGTGAACTGGGCCTGCCCGACATTTTCGTCGGCCGCCACCCCTTCCCCGGTCCCGGCCTTGCCATCCGCATTCCGGGCGAAGTGACCAAGGAACGCTGCGACATTCTGCGCAAGGCGGACGCGATCTACCTTGAAGAAATCCGCAACGCCGGGCTGTATGACGCCATCTGGCAGGCGTTTGCCGTGCTGCTGCCGGTCAAGACCGTGGGCGTGATGGGCGATTTCCGCACGTACGATTCGGTCTGCGCCCTGCGCGCCGTCACCAGCACCGACGGCATGACCGCCGACATCTACCCCTTCGACGCCGCGTTCCTGTCACGCACCGCCACCCGCATCGTCAACGAGGTGAAGGGCATCAACCGTGTGGTCTATGACTACACCAGCAAGCCGCCGGGAACGATTGAGTGGGAATAA
- a CDS encoding autotransporter domain-containing protein, which yields MNRLRNSTSLSALALSTLMLAPQAARAATSIDADRTTAVTTSDLGDIWIGDDGSITLEDGGTAVTVNSSNTVGLDDGGYISNTGGNNGDTGILVNAGTTTTISNAGAITVTEDFTADDDDSNGIADGAIASASNRYGIHVASGGTTTGSIDNTGTITVDGLNSGGIVVESAFVGDISTSGTIKVIGDGSVGISTQDVTGDVTVEGTVSVVGAGAQGVVLNGNVDGTFRIQGAVAQASSYTTDDSTTQTLSRDALRTGKAAVEVAGDVTGGILIDAPPYNRDSANSDEDSDGTTDGSEATGSISSVGNSPALLVGSANNITIGTATGRDGDFSLAIDGTITASSVYSNTNAYAVVIGGQGGTVSMADGIGVSGTVSATTVDEKAVAILINQGATVPVLANSGTISASISSPGEGAAYAIQDLSGTLTTIENTGFITVSGSSTDDLRAIDLSANTSGVTIKQYLNDLDELAQENEQAEDDYDAASATVYTAITGDIHTGSGNDILDVASGRIYGDSYLNAGNDQVLLSGDSGYEGDIHFGSGTATMALSDSAYYIGNLDLAGSASTVTVNDSASFAGTITDGANLAVTVNGGKFGASEASTLSFDSLTVNSGGALNVYIDGSDGTASLIDVNTATFASGSKVSATISSLENAEGSYTILTADTLEGNPTFDSTTTELPVLFNGDVSVVNETLVLDVTRKTADELGLTAPQAAAYDAIYTQAVAYDDLGTSLLQVADVATLQGQFNQLLPDYAGGVFDFVTRSARLGSRHLMDDTSLFDISNAGGWFEPIYFKGSKDDTDTIGFKTKGWGVSSGIERITGIGNVGLSFLYTKGDISTGDYQTTKASNYELGAFWRTGNGPFYAYAKASVGRVSLASSRTFTGEVDDADLVYSATGSWKGWTVGAQGGASYKVGIGGGFSVKPMAKFDYYRLHESGYTEDGDDEIYLTVASRTSNLLSGTGSMTASWSAGEQTRDNRPFTVEVEGGYRARMAGSLGTTLANFEDGTQFRLTPDAMKSGWTSELRVLAGGLDYTWQLAGGAEQLQGSVDYSVRGSLSIAF from the coding sequence ATGAACCGTCTGCGAAATTCAACCTCACTTTCGGCGCTGGCTCTTTCCACGCTTATGCTGGCCCCGCAGGCCGCACGAGCCGCGACCAGCATCGATGCCGACCGCACCACTGCGGTCACCACGTCGGATCTTGGCGATATCTGGATCGGTGACGACGGTTCGATCACGCTAGAGGACGGCGGCACGGCAGTCACGGTCAATTCCAGCAATACCGTGGGGCTGGATGACGGCGGCTATATCTCGAACACTGGCGGCAACAACGGCGACACCGGCATTCTGGTGAATGCAGGCACGACCACCACGATCAGCAATGCCGGCGCGATTACCGTGACCGAGGATTTCACCGCCGACGATGATGATTCCAACGGTATCGCCGATGGCGCCATCGCATCGGCCAGCAACCGCTACGGCATTCATGTGGCATCGGGCGGGACGACCACGGGCTCCATCGACAACACCGGCACGATCACGGTCGACGGCCTGAATTCGGGCGGGATCGTGGTGGAGTCTGCCTTTGTCGGTGATATTTCCACATCGGGCACGATCAAGGTGATCGGGGATGGTTCGGTAGGCATATCAACGCAGGATGTGACCGGCGACGTGACCGTGGAAGGCACGGTGAGCGTGGTTGGCGCGGGCGCGCAAGGGGTTGTGCTGAACGGCAACGTGGACGGCACGTTCCGCATTCAAGGCGCCGTGGCGCAGGCGTCGTCCTATACCACCGACGACAGCACGACGCAGACGCTTTCGCGCGACGCGTTGCGCACTGGCAAGGCCGCCGTTGAAGTAGCCGGCGATGTGACCGGCGGCATCCTGATCGATGCCCCGCCCTACAACCGCGACAGCGCCAACAGCGACGAGGACAGTGACGGCACCACCGACGGTTCGGAAGCCACCGGATCGATCAGTTCGGTGGGCAACAGCCCTGCGCTGCTGGTGGGCAGTGCGAACAATATCACCATCGGCACCGCCACCGGGCGTGATGGCGACTTTTCGCTGGCAATTGACGGCACGATCACGGCGAGTTCGGTTTACAGCAACACCAACGCCTATGCCGTCGTGATTGGCGGACAGGGCGGCACGGTGTCGATGGCTGACGGCATCGGTGTTTCGGGTACGGTTTCGGCAACGACCGTGGACGAAAAAGCCGTGGCGATCCTGATAAACCAGGGCGCAACAGTGCCGGTTCTGGCCAACAGCGGGACGATTTCCGCCTCGATCAGTTCCCCCGGCGAAGGCGCGGCCTATGCCATTCAGGACCTGTCGGGCACGCTGACCACCATCGAGAACACCGGGTTCATCACGGTCAGCGGATCGAGCACGGATGACCTTCGCGCCATCGATCTTTCCGCCAACACCAGCGGCGTGACGATCAAGCAGTATCTGAACGATCTCGACGAACTGGCGCAGGAAAACGAACAGGCCGAAGACGATTACGATGCGGCCAGTGCCACCGTCTATACCGCGATCACCGGCGACATTCACACCGGCAGCGGCAACGACATTCTGGATGTGGCGTCGGGCCGCATCTATGGTGACAGCTATCTGAATGCGGGGAACGATCAGGTGCTGCTGTCGGGCGACAGCGGGTACGAAGGCGACATCCATTTCGGCAGCGGTACCGCCACGATGGCGCTGTCGGACAGCGCCTATTACATCGGCAACCTTGATCTTGCGGGCAGTGCATCGACGGTGACGGTGAATGACAGCGCCAGCTTTGCCGGCACGATCACCGATGGCGCCAATCTGGCGGTGACAGTAAACGGCGGCAAATTTGGCGCGAGCGAAGCGTCGACACTGAGCTTTGACAGCCTGACGGTGAATTCGGGCGGTGCGCTGAATGTCTATATCGACGGGAGCGACGGCACCGCCTCGCTGATCGACGTGAACACCGCGACCTTTGCCAGCGGATCGAAGGTTTCGGCCACGATATCGTCACTGGAGAACGCCGAGGGCAGCTATACCATCCTGACCGCCGATACGCTGGAGGGGAACCCGACGTTCGATTCCACCACCACCGAACTGCCGGTGCTGTTCAACGGCGATGTCAGCGTGGTGAACGAAACGCTGGTGCTGGACGTGACGCGCAAGACTGCCGACGAACTGGGTCTGACTGCACCGCAGGCGGCGGCATATGACGCGATCTATACGCAGGCTGTGGCCTATGACGATCTGGGGACCAGCCTGTTGCAGGTGGCAGACGTGGCCACATTGCAGGGCCAGTTCAACCAGTTGCTGCCCGATTATGCTGGCGGGGTGTTCGACTTTGTAACCCGCAGCGCGCGGCTGGGGTCACGCCACCTGATGGACGACACATCGCTGTTCGACATCAGCAATGCGGGCGGCTGGTTCGAGCCGATCTATTTCAAGGGCAGCAAGGACGATACCGATACCATTGGCTTCAAGACCAAGGGCTGGGGCGTTTCGAGCGGGATCGAGCGGATCACCGGCATCGGCAACGTGGGCCTGTCGTTCCTGTACACCAAGGGCGATATCAGCACGGGCGATTACCAGACGACCAAGGCCAGCAATTATGAGCTGGGCGCGTTCTGGCGCACCGGCAACGGGCCGTTCTATGCCTATGCCAAGGCATCGGTGGGCCGCGTTTCGCTGGCATCGTCGCGGACGTTTACCGGCGAGGTGGATGACGCCGATCTGGTTTACAGCGCGACCGGAAGCTGGAAGGGCTGGACCGTGGGCGCGCAGGGTGGCGCATCCTACAAGGTCGGAATAGGCGGTGGTTTTTCGGTCAAGCCTATGGCGAAGTTCGATTATTATCGCCTGCATGAAAGCGGCTATACCGAAGATGGCGACGATGAAATCTATCTGACGGTGGCGTCGCGCACGTCGAACCTGCTCAGCGGGACCGGCAGCATGACCGCATCTTGGAGTGCGGGCGAGCAGACCCGCGACAACCGCCCATTCACCGTGGAAGTGGAAGGCGGCTATCGCGCGCGCATGGCAGGATCGCTGGGCACAACGCTGGCCAATTTCGAGGACGGCACGCAGTTCCGCCTGACGCCCGACGCCATGAAGTCTGGCTGGACGTCGGAACTGCGCGTGCTGGCAGGCGGACTGGATTATACCTGGCAACTGGCAGGCGGTGCCGAACAGTTGCAGGGCAGCGTGGACTATTCAGTGCGCGGATCGCTGAGCATCGCGTTCTGA
- the galK gene encoding galactokinase — MTAPLNDRLLSGFAAAFGGAPALVIRAPGRVNLIGEHTDYNDGFAMPMAIGQETRVAFRPAAGPLNVAALDFAEADSFDPAAPSRTGGWRDYVRGVVAQLVAAGITVPGGDLAIAGTIAKGTGLSSSASLEVAVARAMLEVTGQSWDAVRVALLAQRAECDFVGVRCGNLDQIASAATTSGHALLIDCRTLALRQIAMPDDVAVMIVQSGVVRGLVDGEYNRRREECERAARILGVGALRDADEPLLESARSSFDDLAFLRARHVITENRRTLDAAQALATGDLVRVGALMRESHASQHEDFGITVPFTHALAELMSEAIGPEGGARQTGGGFGGAVVGLMRKDRLAAVREAVLENYRTPAGARPEICEELPAAGAGLAT; from the coding sequence ATGACCGCCCCGCTGAACGACCGCCTCCTCTCCGGCTTTGCCGCCGCGTTCGGCGGAGCGCCCGCGCTGGTCATCCGCGCGCCGGGCCGGGTCAACCTGATCGGCGAACACACCGATTATAACGACGGTTTCGCCATGCCCATGGCTATCGGTCAGGAAACCCGCGTCGCCTTCCGGCCCGCCGCCGGGCCGCTCAATGTCGCCGCGCTCGACTTTGCCGAAGCTGACAGCTTCGATCCCGCCGCACCCAGCCGCACCGGCGGCTGGCGCGATTACGTGCGCGGCGTCGTGGCCCAGCTTGTGGCAGCCGGCATCACTGTTCCCGGCGGTGACCTTGCAATTGCAGGCACTATCGCCAAGGGCACGGGCCTGTCCTCCTCCGCCTCGCTCGAAGTTGCCGTTGCCCGCGCCATGCTCGAAGTCACCGGGCAAAGCTGGGACGCGGTGCGCGTCGCCCTGCTGGCCCAGCGGGCCGAATGCGATTTCGTCGGCGTACGCTGCGGCAATCTCGATCAGATCGCCAGCGCCGCCACGACATCCGGCCACGCCCTGCTCATCGATTGCCGCACGCTGGCCCTGCGCCAGATTGCCATGCCCGATGACGTTGCGGTGATGATCGTCCAGTCCGGCGTGGTGCGCGGGCTGGTTGATGGCGAATACAACCGCCGCCGTGAAGAGTGTGAACGCGCCGCCCGCATCCTTGGCGTTGGCGCTCTGCGCGATGCCGACGAACCCCTGCTGGAATCCGCGCGTAGCAGCTTCGATGACCTTGCCTTCCTCCGCGCCCGCCACGTCATCACCGAAAACCGCCGCACGCTCGACGCCGCGCAAGCGCTTGCCACGGGCGATCTTGTCCGGGTCGGCGCGTTGATGCGGGAATCCCACGCCTCGCAGCATGAAGATTTCGGCATCACCGTGCCCTTCACCCACGCCCTTGCCGAACTGATGAGCGAGGCCATCGGCCCGGAAGGCGGCGCACGGCAGACCGGCGGCGGCTTTGGCGGTGCAGTGGTGGGCCTGATGCGCAAGGACCGCCTCGCAGCGGTGCGCGAAGCGGTCCTTGAAAACTATCGCACGCCCGCTGGCGCGCGCCCTGAAATCTGCGAAGAACTGCCCGCAGCAGGCGCAGGGCTGGCCACTTGA
- a CDS encoding GNAT family acetyltransferase, with amino-acid sequence MGITIRVAEPADRESLVALWEAAGLTRPWNDPRADFDMALGRDRSTILLACENKAVSGSVMVGFDGHRGWVYYLAVAPEKRGFGIGRMLMLEAEQWLKAIGCPKIQLMVRGDNNVARGFYAALGYDLQDVVTLGRRLD; translated from the coding sequence GTGGGAATAACAATCCGCGTCGCTGAACCAGCCGACCGCGAAAGCTTGGTCGCACTGTGGGAAGCGGCGGGGTTGACGCGGCCATGGAATGACCCTCGCGCCGATTTCGACATGGCGCTGGGGCGGGATAGATCAACGATCCTGCTGGCCTGTGAAAACAAAGCTGTATCGGGCAGCGTAATGGTGGGGTTCGACGGCCATCGCGGGTGGGTTTACTACCTAGCCGTCGCGCCGGAAAAGCGCGGCTTTGGCATTGGACGTATGTTGATGCTTGAAGCAGAACAATGGCTTAAAGCCATCGGATGCCCCAAAATTCAGCTTATGGTACGGGGCGACAACAACGTCGCTCGTGGGTTCTACGCAGCGCTTGGCTATGATCTTCAGGATGTGGTGACACTCGGTCGCAGGCTGGACTGA